In a single window of the Synergistaceae bacterium genome:
- a CDS encoding peptidylprolyl isomerase, which yields MKRFCLVCASLCLMLLVASVAFASESDKSPAEDSLPDPDAVLATVEGSEIRLKDVNGVISRLDPQRAAMYDNEMGRRAILEELVNVELFALLGDELEVEKDPEFIDMMSRIRKDIVRQFAVDAIIKDVSVSDEEVAAEYEEKKDNFKIPVSVRASHILVEDEEAMEKVLKDLDGGMSFDEAARKHSTCPSKEQGGDLGFFVEGQMVKEFSDAAFAMKVGEVTKEPVKTQFGLHLIKLVERKEESIRPFDEVKAQLADSMLNDKQSEAYQGELKRLREKYEVVVIEDEKKEDESGEEEKN from the coding sequence ATGAAACGCTTTTGTTTGGTGTGCGCGTCGCTCTGTCTGATGCTCCTGGTCGCGTCCGTCGCTTTTGCTTCGGAGTCGGACAAGAGTCCCGCCGAGGACTCTCTGCCTGACCCGGATGCGGTGCTTGCTACCGTGGAGGGCAGCGAGATAAGGCTGAAGGATGTAAATGGCGTCATCTCCAGGCTGGATCCTCAGAGGGCGGCCATGTACGACAACGAGATGGGCAGGCGGGCGATCCTCGAGGAGCTTGTCAACGTCGAGCTTTTCGCCCTTCTGGGCGATGAGCTTGAGGTGGAGAAGGACCCGGAGTTCATCGACATGATGAGCAGGATCCGCAAGGACATAGTCCGCCAGTTCGCCGTGGACGCCATAATCAAGGACGTCTCCGTGTCCGACGAGGAGGTTGCGGCGGAGTACGAAGAGAAGAAGGACAATTTCAAGATTCCGGTGTCGGTCCGCGCCAGCCACATCCTTGTGGAGGACGAGGAGGCGATGGAGAAAGTCCTGAAGGACCTCGACGGGGGGATGTCGTTCGACGAGGCAGCCAGGAAGCATTCGACCTGCCCTTCGAAGGAGCAGGGGGGAGACCTCGGCTTCTTCGTCGAGGGTCAGATGGTGAAGGAGTTCTCCGACGCCGCCTTCGCCATGAAAGTGGGCGAGGTCACGAAAGAGCCAGTCAAGACCCAGTTCGGCCTTCACCTGATCAAGCTCGTGGAGAGAAAAGAGGAGTCGATCCGTCCTTTCGACGAGGTCAAGGCTCAGCTGGCCGACTCCATGCTGAACGATAAGCAGTCCGAGGCATATCAGGGCGAGCTTAAGCGACTCCGCGAGAAGTACGAGGTAGTCGTGATCGAGGACGAAAAGAAGGAAGATGAATCCGGGGAAGAGGAAAAGAACTAA
- a CDS encoding HesA/MoeB/ThiF family protein encodes MSWFDSLPLKADRQGAWLVVSALEVREAAEREGLTPLQAEIRCLQNGYVPSRYVRNMGTIGIDGQIILLSSAVAVIGCGGLGGLVADLLARAGVGRLVFVDGDVFEETNLNRQLLATESNLGASKSRTAAQHAVEVNGAIEAEGRQCMFDEFTADSILERCDLVMDCLDSLGARRLLFSECGIRNIPVVSGAIGGFWGQVGVVMPGERNLGEYLSGESDRGIEEETGNPPFTAAAVAALECAQAVKLLAGRGKTLNDRLLWMDLSEDEFTLLRLR; translated from the coding sequence TTGAGCTGGTTTGATTCTCTTCCTCTGAAGGCTGATCGACAGGGGGCGTGGTTGGTCGTGTCCGCGCTTGAGGTTCGCGAGGCCGCTGAAAGAGAGGGGCTGACGCCCCTTCAAGCCGAGATCCGCTGCCTTCAGAACGGTTACGTCCCCTCCAGGTACGTGAGGAACATGGGGACGATCGGCATCGACGGGCAGATAATCCTGCTCTCATCGGCCGTGGCCGTTATCGGTTGCGGCGGGCTTGGGGGCCTGGTTGCGGATCTGCTGGCGCGAGCGGGCGTCGGGAGGCTGGTGTTCGTCGACGGGGACGTGTTCGAGGAGACCAACCTCAATCGCCAGCTGCTGGCGACCGAGTCCAACCTCGGGGCCTCGAAGTCCAGGACGGCTGCCCAGCATGCGGTCGAGGTGAACGGCGCCATAGAGGCCGAGGGACGTCAGTGCATGTTCGACGAGTTCACAGCGGACAGCATCCTCGAGAGGTGCGATCTTGTCATGGACTGTCTGGACAGTTTGGGGGCAAGACGCCTCCTCTTCTCCGAATGCGGGATCAGGAATATACCGGTGGTCTCGGGTGCGATAGGGGGCTTCTGGGGGCAGGTCGGCGTCGTCATGCCCGGAGAGCGGAACCTTGGGGAGTACCTGTCGGGCGAGTCCGACAGGGGGATCGAAGAGGAGACGGGGAATCCGCCGTTCACGGCCGCGGCTGTCGCAGCGCTTGAGTGCGCGCAGGCCGTTAAGCTGCTTGCCGGTCGAGGAAAGACGCTCAACGACAGGCTATTGTGGATGGATCTCTCCGAGGATGAGTTCACCCTGCTGCGCCTTCGCTGA
- a CDS encoding nucleoside deaminase, which yields MLDVIEEDIVPLTARGVSIGCKVFGAAVLRKDDLSLVVAGTNHEAFSPLWHGEIYTIKLFYELQGHPDPSECLFLSTHEPCSMCISALAWAGFGEIYYFFGYEQTQDDFNIPHDLRMLREVFGCATPSRDNIYFKSRSLLELAEGLEDREAARSRIERIKNTYADLSAVYQAGEKKMVLK from the coding sequence ATGCTGGACGTGATCGAGGAGGACATAGTCCCCCTGACAGCCAGGGGAGTGAGCATAGGGTGCAAGGTCTTCGGGGCCGCGGTTCTCAGGAAGGACGACCTCTCGCTGGTGGTCGCGGGTACGAACCACGAGGCCTTCTCCCCGCTCTGGCACGGAGAGATCTATACTATCAAACTCTTCTACGAGCTACAGGGGCATCCCGACCCGTCGGAGTGTCTCTTCCTGTCGACCCACGAGCCGTGCTCCATGTGCATTTCGGCTCTGGCCTGGGCCGGCTTCGGGGAGATCTACTATTTCTTCGGCTACGAGCAGACACAGGACGACTTCAACATACCGCACGACCTGAGGATGCTTCGCGAGGTCTTCGGATGCGCGACCCCGTCGAGGGACAATATCTACTTCAAGAGCAGGTCCCTGCTGGAGCTGGCCGAGGGTCTCGAGGATCGGGAGGCGGCGAGGAGCAGGATCGAGCGGATAAAGAATACCTACGCGGATCTGTCGGCCGTCTACCAGGCCGGGGAGAAGAAGATGGTGCTGAAGTGA
- a CDS encoding HAMP domain-containing protein gives MRNWRIGAKLTAAFAVLLLLFAGAGAFSWTNMRSVRTEALGLADKHVPELIVAGDIQNTVQSMMYEIRGYNFTYDRSYLESGREEAEAVSEAVGKAVSLAEAFPELESLKENTDRMQELANIYSNLIDLTERAVNTIETARTGADESARMFAANADAYMQSQQSAMKDQIIMDLDSFRLADRFDKVELVGRIITIINEVGIANHSGQAKRDISSIEKAVLQLNDVSQLISMLRNTSVRKENLDQIDEIETSVANYRMDMMKTISSWKELDSINERRVEVGNEILELSKQVVQAAENAASDITGRTVSSLDATIVMMVAATVAAIILGSLISFVMTRSLTRPIRRVTELAAVARDGDFTFDRKDFDIKNRDELGLMADALADMVASQREVIRSVMQKSVQLAALSEETAASTEEVTTTTSEVAESNARLAEHTRKGRENALEASKVMLEMSSLIQIAQTLARDADKNSKDMGEAASEGGETVAKTIEHIESIKDSVMETGDLLQQLDAYSQRIGVVGDTITGLADQTNLLALNAAIEAARAGEAGRGFAVVAEEVRKLAEQSQQGAREVADLVAKILEGTRSAVASMEKSREGVEEGVTIAHVAGTALGRIEKAIESSMADLQKIITTTDEEVAKSELIISLVDSTSSVMELTDEHVQSLAASMEETAAAMENVATSSQEVSETSEELRSMTDRFKVDMDEEQESSIVPAG, from the coding sequence TTGAGGAACTGGAGAATAGGAGCGAAACTTACAGCGGCATTTGCAGTGCTTTTGCTGCTGTTTGCGGGCGCGGGCGCGTTCAGCTGGACAAACATGAGGAGCGTGCGAACGGAGGCTCTTGGATTGGCGGACAAGCACGTCCCGGAGCTCATCGTCGCGGGGGATATCCAGAACACCGTGCAGAGTATGATGTACGAGATCCGGGGATACAACTTCACCTACGACAGGTCGTACCTTGAATCGGGCAGGGAGGAGGCCGAGGCGGTGAGCGAGGCCGTGGGCAAAGCGGTCTCCCTTGCCGAGGCCTTCCCCGAGCTGGAGTCCCTGAAGGAGAACACCGACAGGATGCAGGAGCTGGCGAATATTTACTCCAACCTGATCGACCTCACCGAGCGGGCGGTCAACACGATCGAAACTGCGAGGACAGGCGCCGACGAGAGCGCGAGGATGTTTGCGGCGAACGCCGACGCCTATATGCAGTCGCAGCAGAGCGCTATGAAAGATCAGATAATAATGGACCTTGACAGCTTTAGGCTTGCCGACCGCTTCGACAAGGTAGAACTTGTCGGCAGAATCATCACTATCATAAACGAAGTCGGGATAGCCAATCACTCGGGACAGGCAAAGCGCGACATATCAAGCATCGAGAAGGCAGTGCTTCAGTTGAACGACGTCAGCCAGCTGATTTCGATGCTCAGGAACACTTCCGTAAGGAAGGAAAACCTCGATCAGATAGACGAGATAGAGACATCGGTGGCCAACTACAGGATGGACATGATGAAGACCATCTCCAGCTGGAAGGAGCTCGACTCCATCAACGAGAGAAGGGTGGAGGTGGGCAACGAGATACTCGAACTGTCGAAGCAGGTGGTCCAAGCCGCCGAGAACGCCGCATCGGACATCACCGGCCGGACTGTATCGAGCCTCGACGCGACGATAGTGATGATGGTAGCAGCGACCGTAGCAGCGATAATCCTGGGTTCGTTGATCTCATTCGTCATGACAAGGAGCCTTACCAGACCCATAAGAAGGGTCACGGAGCTAGCCGCAGTAGCCCGCGACGGCGACTTCACCTTCGACCGCAAGGATTTCGATATCAAGAACAGGGACGAGCTGGGGCTGATGGCGGACGCTCTCGCGGACATGGTCGCCTCGCAGAGGGAGGTCATCAGGAGCGTCATGCAGAAATCCGTCCAACTGGCGGCCCTGTCGGAGGAGACGGCGGCGTCGACCGAGGAGGTCACCACGACGACGAGCGAGGTTGCCGAGAGCAACGCACGCCTCGCAGAGCATACCCGGAAGGGGCGTGAGAACGCGCTGGAGGCCTCGAAGGTCATGCTGGAGATGAGCAGCCTGATACAGATAGCCCAGACACTTGCCAGGGACGCGGATAAAAACTCGAAGGACATGGGGGAGGCGGCCTCCGAGGGCGGCGAGACCGTGGCGAAGACGATAGAACACATTGAGAGCATCAAGGACTCCGTCATGGAGACCGGCGATTTGCTGCAGCAGCTAGACGCCTACTCTCAGCGCATAGGAGTGGTCGGCGACACGATAACCGGACTGGCGGACCAGACCAACCTTCTGGCCCTGAACGCGGCGATAGAGGCGGCACGAGCGGGCGAGGCGGGACGTGGCTTCGCGGTTGTCGCCGAGGAGGTTCGCAAGCTGGCCGAACAGTCCCAGCAGGGCGCCCGCGAGGTCGCCGACCTAGTAGCGAAGATACTGGAGGGGACCCGCTCGGCCGTGGCCTCCATGGAAAAGAGCCGAGAGGGAGTCGAGGAGGGAGTCACCATCGCGCACGTTGCGGGGACGGCCCTCGGACGTATTGAGAAGGCCATCGAGAGCTCCATGGCCGATCTGCAAAAGATCATCACCACGACCGACGAGGAGGTCGCCAAGTCGGAGCTGATAATCTCGCTGGTGGACTCGACTTCGAGCGTAATGGAGCTCACGGACGAGCACGTGCAGAGCCTCGCCGCGTCCATGGAGGAGACAGCCGCCGCGATGGAGAACGTCGCCACCAGCTCCCAGGAGGTCAGCGAGACATCCGAGGAGCTGCGGAGTATGACCGATCGCTTCAAGGTGGACATGGACGAGGAGCAAGAGAGCTCCATCGTCCCGGCAGGATAA